One window from the genome of Lathamus discolor isolate bLatDis1 chromosome 24, bLatDis1.hap1, whole genome shotgun sequence encodes:
- the TXNIP gene encoding thioredoxin-interacting protein isoform X2, giving the protein MVMFKKVKTFVMSFSEPDKIYCSGEKVVGRILVEVAEVTRVNAVKVLACGVAKVNWTKGPQQCRQEMEYLRFEDILTLEEQPTDGDGSVILRPGNKYEYKFGFELPQGPLGTTFKGKYGCVDYWVKAFLERPSFPTQEIKKRFEVMDPVDVNTPELLSPVAAKKEKKVSCMFIPDGRVSVSAQIDRKGFCDGKSLLEQGNKQSWVEGILKWVSRKEKAPVLIPNVVPSPGDDICINADFENTCSRIVVPKAAIIAKHTYLANGQTKVFTQKLSCVRGNHIISGMSESWRGKTIRVKKLKPSILGCNILRVEYFLQIYVSVPGSKKIILELPLVIGSRSGIGSRSSSMASQASSEMSWVNLNLPDAPEAPPCYLDIVPEDHRLESPTTPLLDDTDSFDSPIFMYAPEFKFMPPPTYTEVDPCIANNNMQ; this is encoded by the exons ATGGTGATGTTCAAGAAGGTGAAGACCTTTGTGATGAGCTTCAGTGAGCCAGACAAGATCTACTGCAGCGGGGAGAAGGTGGTGGGACGGATACTGGTGGAGGTGGCCGAGGTCACTCGTGTCAACGCCGTCAAGGTGCTGGCCTGCGGGGTGGCCAAAGTCAACTGGACCAAAGGGccccagcagtgcaggcaggagatggagTACCTGCGCTTCGAGGACATCCTCACCCTGGAGGAGCAGCCCACTG ATGGGGATGGCTCTGTGATCCTGAGACCTGGCAACAAATACGAGTACAAGTTTGGATTCGAACTTCCCCAGGG CCCCCTGGGCACCACCTTCAAGGGGAAGTATGGCTGCGTGGATTACTGGGTCAAGGCTTTCCTGGAGCGCCCATCCTTTCCTACTCAAGAGATCAAGAAGCGCTTCGAAGTGATGGACCCAGTCGATGTGAACACTCCGGAGCTGCTG TCTCCAGTTGCTGccaagaaggagaagaaggtgtCGTGTATGTTCATCCCTGATGGGCGCGTATCCGTCAGCGCTCAGATCGACAGGAAGGGGTTTTGTGATGGTAAGAGCCTCTTGGAGCAGGGGAACAAGCAGAGCTGGGTGGAGGGGATATTGAAGTGGGTGTCCCGCAAGGAAAAGGCTCCAGTCTTAATACCCAATGTGGTTCCTTCCCCAGGCGATGACATCTGCATCAACGCTGACTTCGAGAACACATGCTCGCGCATTGTGGTGCCCAAGGCAGCCATCATCGCCAAGCACACCTACCTGGCCAATGGGCAGACCAAGGTCTTCACCCAGAAGCTCTCCTGCGTCCGGGGCAACCACATCATCTCAGGCATGTCCGAGTCCTGGCGGGGCAAAACCATACGAGTGAAGAAACTCAAACCTTCCATCTTGGGCTGCAACATCCTGCGTGTGGAGTACTTCCTGCAG ATCTACGTGAGTGTCCCGGGCTCCAAGAAGATCATCCTGGAGCTGCCCCTGGTCATCGGCAGCCGCTCGGGCATCGGCAGCCGCAGCTCCAGCATGGCCAGTCAGGCCAGCTCCGAGATGAGCTGGGTGAACCTGAACCTTCCCGATGCTCCCGAAG CACCTCCATGCTACCTGGACATTGTCCCTGAGGACCATCGCCTGGAGAGTCCCACCACACCGCTGCTGGACGACACCGACAGCTTCGACAGCCCCATCTTCATGTACGCACCCGAGTTCAAGTTCATGCCACCACCCACCTATACAGAG GTGGATCCCTGCATCGCCAACAACAACATGCAGTGA
- the TXNIP gene encoding thioredoxin-interacting protein isoform X1, protein MVMFKKVKTFVMSFSEPDKIYCSGEKVVGRILVEVAEVTRVNAVKVLACGVAKVNWTKGPQQCRQEMEYLRFEDILTLEEQPTDGDGSVILRPGNKYEYKFGFELPQGPLGTTFKGKYGCVDYWVKAFLERPSFPTQEIKKRFEVMDPVDVNTPELLSPVAAKKEKKVSCMFIPDGRVSVSAQIDRKGFCDGDDICINADFENTCSRIVVPKAAIIAKHTYLANGQTKVFTQKLSCVRGNHIISGMSESWRGKTIRVKKLKPSILGCNILRVEYFLQIYVSVPGSKKIILELPLVIGSRSGIGSRSSSMASQASSEMSWVNLNLPDAPEAPPCYLDIVPEDHRLESPTTPLLDDTDSFDSPIFMWIPASPTTTCSEFRVTLPAFSGLPLAATRSQHPAPGSGHGGGAAASFRAWVFPRDLALPPESCGKTSPGLLRCFPGNGRASRWRLQSQGGEEADPTQRDLIPKQNQARDAVHRDIALPLIQFDTPSSGTSVLCRDVP, encoded by the exons ATGGTGATGTTCAAGAAGGTGAAGACCTTTGTGATGAGCTTCAGTGAGCCAGACAAGATCTACTGCAGCGGGGAGAAGGTGGTGGGACGGATACTGGTGGAGGTGGCCGAGGTCACTCGTGTCAACGCCGTCAAGGTGCTGGCCTGCGGGGTGGCCAAAGTCAACTGGACCAAAGGGccccagcagtgcaggcaggagatggagTACCTGCGCTTCGAGGACATCCTCACCCTGGAGGAGCAGCCCACTG ATGGGGATGGCTCTGTGATCCTGAGACCTGGCAACAAATACGAGTACAAGTTTGGATTCGAACTTCCCCAGGG CCCCCTGGGCACCACCTTCAAGGGGAAGTATGGCTGCGTGGATTACTGGGTCAAGGCTTTCCTGGAGCGCCCATCCTTTCCTACTCAAGAGATCAAGAAGCGCTTCGAAGTGATGGACCCAGTCGATGTGAACACTCCGGAGCTGCTG TCTCCAGTTGCTGccaagaaggagaagaaggtgtCGTGTATGTTCATCCCTGATGGGCGCGTATCCGTCAGCGCTCAGATCGACAGGAAGGGGTTTTGTGATG GCGATGACATCTGCATCAACGCTGACTTCGAGAACACATGCTCGCGCATTGTGGTGCCCAAGGCAGCCATCATCGCCAAGCACACCTACCTGGCCAATGGGCAGACCAAGGTCTTCACCCAGAAGCTCTCCTGCGTCCGGGGCAACCACATCATCTCAGGCATGTCCGAGTCCTGGCGGGGCAAAACCATACGAGTGAAGAAACTCAAACCTTCCATCTTGGGCTGCAACATCCTGCGTGTGGAGTACTTCCTGCAG ATCTACGTGAGTGTCCCGGGCTCCAAGAAGATCATCCTGGAGCTGCCCCTGGTCATCGGCAGCCGCTCGGGCATCGGCAGCCGCAGCTCCAGCATGGCCAGTCAGGCCAGCTCCGAGATGAGCTGGGTGAACCTGAACCTTCCCGATGCTCCCGAAG CACCTCCATGCTACCTGGACATTGTCCCTGAGGACCATCGCCTGGAGAGTCCCACCACACCGCTGCTGGACGACACCGACAGCTTCGACAGCCCCATCTTCAT GTGGATCCCTGCATCGCCAACAACAACATGCAGTGAGTTCAGGGTGACTCTTCCTGCTTTTTCCGGACTGCCGCTGGCCGCCACGcggtcccagcaccctgccccaggcagtgGGCAtggaggaggtgctgcagcgTCCTTCCGAGCCTGGGTGTTCCCTCGGGACCTCGCCTTGCCGCCGGAATCCTGCGGAAAAACCAGTCCCGGACTCCTGAGGTGCTTCCCTGGAAATGGGAGAGCCTCGAGGTGGAGGTTGCAGAGCCAGGGGGGAGAAGAGGCAGATCCAACCCAAAGAGACTTGattccaaagcaaaaccaagccaGGGACGCTGTCCATAGGGATATAGCGCTGCCTCTGATCCAGTTTGATACACCATCCTCAGGGACCTCTGTTCTGTGCCGGGATGTGCCATGA
- the TXNIP gene encoding thioredoxin-interacting protein isoform X3, translating to MVMFKKVKTFVMSFSEPDKIYCSGEKVVGRILVEVAEVTRVNAVKVLACGVAKVNWTKGPQQCRQEMEYLRFEDILTLEEQPTDGDGSVILRPGNKYEYKFGFELPQGPLGTTFKGKYGCVDYWVKAFLERPSFPTQEIKKRFEVMDPVDVNTPELLSPVAAKKEKKVSCMFIPDGRVSVSAQIDRKGFCDGDDICINADFENTCSRIVVPKAAIIAKHTYLANGQTKVFTQKLSCVRGNHIISGMSESWRGKTIRVKKLKPSILGCNILRVEYFLQIYVSVPGSKKIILELPLVIGSRSGIGSRSSSMASQASSEMSWVNLNLPDAPEAPPCYLDIVPEDHRLESPTTPLLDDTDSFDSPIFMYAPEFKFMPPPTYTEVDPCIANNNMQ from the exons ATGGTGATGTTCAAGAAGGTGAAGACCTTTGTGATGAGCTTCAGTGAGCCAGACAAGATCTACTGCAGCGGGGAGAAGGTGGTGGGACGGATACTGGTGGAGGTGGCCGAGGTCACTCGTGTCAACGCCGTCAAGGTGCTGGCCTGCGGGGTGGCCAAAGTCAACTGGACCAAAGGGccccagcagtgcaggcaggagatggagTACCTGCGCTTCGAGGACATCCTCACCCTGGAGGAGCAGCCCACTG ATGGGGATGGCTCTGTGATCCTGAGACCTGGCAACAAATACGAGTACAAGTTTGGATTCGAACTTCCCCAGGG CCCCCTGGGCACCACCTTCAAGGGGAAGTATGGCTGCGTGGATTACTGGGTCAAGGCTTTCCTGGAGCGCCCATCCTTTCCTACTCAAGAGATCAAGAAGCGCTTCGAAGTGATGGACCCAGTCGATGTGAACACTCCGGAGCTGCTG TCTCCAGTTGCTGccaagaaggagaagaaggtgtCGTGTATGTTCATCCCTGATGGGCGCGTATCCGTCAGCGCTCAGATCGACAGGAAGGGGTTTTGTGATG GCGATGACATCTGCATCAACGCTGACTTCGAGAACACATGCTCGCGCATTGTGGTGCCCAAGGCAGCCATCATCGCCAAGCACACCTACCTGGCCAATGGGCAGACCAAGGTCTTCACCCAGAAGCTCTCCTGCGTCCGGGGCAACCACATCATCTCAGGCATGTCCGAGTCCTGGCGGGGCAAAACCATACGAGTGAAGAAACTCAAACCTTCCATCTTGGGCTGCAACATCCTGCGTGTGGAGTACTTCCTGCAG ATCTACGTGAGTGTCCCGGGCTCCAAGAAGATCATCCTGGAGCTGCCCCTGGTCATCGGCAGCCGCTCGGGCATCGGCAGCCGCAGCTCCAGCATGGCCAGTCAGGCCAGCTCCGAGATGAGCTGGGTGAACCTGAACCTTCCCGATGCTCCCGAAG CACCTCCATGCTACCTGGACATTGTCCCTGAGGACCATCGCCTGGAGAGTCCCACCACACCGCTGCTGGACGACACCGACAGCTTCGACAGCCCCATCTTCATGTACGCACCCGAGTTCAAGTTCATGCCACCACCCACCTATACAGAG GTGGATCCCTGCATCGCCAACAACAACATGCAGTGA